A region of the Ciona intestinalis chromosome 12, KH, whole genome shotgun sequence genome:
tgtaagaaTGTCTGGTTCTAAAGTTAACTAGAAAAGCTGACTAGTTTTACTGCTAAGTGCGTCTTTAAAACCATCCAACTCAAAGTACTGTACATTTTATAAACGTACCTATATAGTCCACCTTTATGTTCAATATACATACGGTTAAATACACATGGACCTTACGTTTTACAAAGAACTATTCGTCCGTGTGCATTCGCCTTTCACACAACAGCTACAATACAAACCACATTTCGATACCAAACACCTCAAAATCAATACGACACACACGTCTACAATATATAGTgttataaataactaaaatttaGGCAAAGTTACGTCATATGCTGTCTATGTTTactaggttggggtaaaatggcccatgttttcattctcttttattttcccatttggttaacaaagaatatttatagaattgtataaccgcgtcctcacaactctaaaagagctttgttaaatttttagaaCAAGATTGGGAAGCATGGANNNNNNNNNNNNNNNNNNNNNNNNNNNNNNNNNNNNNNNNNNNNNNNNNNAAAATGGATTAAAAAGATGCCCCATCGTCCCCTACCCTATACTACATCGTAATAAAGATTTTTGATTCTTAATGTCCTAACCTCTACGGTAAAAGTAACTTCTCTGCATTTAAAACCCTATATGTTTGGTTAGACTGTCTGCACTCAGTTATGTATAGAATGCATTCTTCCTTtactataataaattaaacttagcACGTAGACAAAGCTGTTAACAGAACAACAACACTCCCACTCGTAAAATCCCAGCTGTTTTTGCTTCACGGCCAATTTTGGTCTCAACGTTTTTGCTCCTAAACATAAAGAACCCCCGCTGTTACATTGTGATATTTGTGCACTTGTGTTGTAGTTCAAACtcctttgtttataattaaatgattTTCGTGTTTACGCCAAAACGTATAACCTGTTATATCGCCATTTTAGGCATTAACTTGGTGTCCCATCaagcccccccccccccccactatGATTTAAACCGCGCCAACATGTGATAAGTTCCTGTATTTCGTTTCTACCAGCCCCTATATATGTGGAAAttcttaaatgttttttttatgtaagaaTGTCTGGTCCCAAAGTTAACTAGAAAAGCTGACTAGTTTTACTGCTTAGTGCGTCTTTAAAACCATCCAACTCAAAGTACTGCACATTTTATAAACGTACCTATATAGTCCACCTTTATGTTCAATATACATACGGTTAAATACACATGGACCTTACGTTTTACAAAGAACTATTTGTCCGTGTGCATTCGCCTCTCACACAACAGCTACAATACAAACCACATTTCGATACCAAACACCTCAAAATCAATACGACACACACGTCTACAATATATAGTgatataaataactaaaatttaGGCAAAGTCACGTCATATGCTGTCTATGTTTactaggttggggtaaaatggcccatgtttttattctcttttattttcccatttggtagttaacaaagaatatttatagaattgtataaccgcgtcctcacaactctaaaagagctttgttaattttttagaaCAAGATTGGGAAGcatggatattatgtgcttacggtatccatcttaccccatagtactacaacccatattttctggtcgtgtttttaacaattatcaacgctATTTATAAAGCATAGCGGGCGCTACGGGTATATTATAAtcctgtaaatattatttgtttgctaccaaatataaagataaataacaaCGAAAACATACTTCAACCTACTATACGTAGCTGTACGAACAGTATATGCCTCCAACGGTAAAATTCTACTGTCGACCAGATGCCATAAAACCGTTACTCCTGTGTTACAACCCGCTTTCCTATATTTGCGGATCCAAGAAAGCATTTACTCAGCAAACATGCCCCGATATCACTTGAAAGCAAAGACAAATAAACACGCAAAGCATAAGATACAACCTGTGCCACAAAATACGACTCACACGTTATCTAGGTTAATAAATACTTAACGTTTAGGAGAAATTAATGGAAATGTATTAGCGACGCGTTATGTGGTATATGCTTTGGGAACGCCTGGACGCGTTAGACCAGAGCTTCTGAAACTATAACTCAGATAACAAAGCGattcaatttattgcaatctggGTTTAAAGTGTTTCGGAACCACGGTAACGCCGTTCCAGCAGGGTCTTggttatcattctattttgtcatcccgtttggtagtaaacgaaatatttacagaactatatataaCCGCGTCGTCAGACTCGTCGTCACGACTAAAACACAGGCCTATAGAGTAGGAAacggaatattatgtgctaacggatCTTACCCCATCACAGTACTACTGAAGTTGAGACCTATTCTGTAGTATTTTTCGGCGTACATGACTGTACCACTAAAACGTTGTGCCATGCCTTAAAATGCCTGGATGTTATACCTAGTAACCTCATATCGCTATCCATATTTCGTAAGTTAGAAACATAACCTTATATGTAAGTCTCCAGTTCAATGTATTTGAATCTAAAATTCTTAGTTTTACGTCGCATAGAATGTCCCAAGCACCGCTTCAAAGATTCGCTTAGCTTAGTAGGCCTACAATCAATAGGGATCCTGAAGAGATTAATTTGGGCTTAACATTTATTATGCAGGTATTTTAACAAGACAGATGCGCcgcgttttaaaataaattaaattgtgttccgttttacaattaatatgtttttaaccttacgtcaattttatttatattttttaatgcaataacaaagataaattgtgggtgattgtgttcgtatggctgacaactttgACAACCTAAAGTTAGTGAGACGTtgggacaacctattagtgaccactgggttaaaacaattgctcttaagtgtcttgcccaaggacacatacgtccacaatggtagcagtgtatAACTCGTTATCGTGTGGTTATAATGAGGgcatttatgttgtttacagCTTATATTCTATTGCGGTTTTATGAAACTTGATTGCGGTTTTATGAAACTCATTCTATTGGCCAACACAACATAATAGCTGTACCGCGTTGTTTGTAACCGCGTTTTCGCGTTCTCTTAACGGCGCGCTGCGAtggccgagtggttaaggcgTTGGACTCGAAATCCAATGGGATATTCCCGCGCAGGTTCGAATCCTGCTCGCAGcggttattttttaaattttgtttttgctttttattattcattagTTTAGTTGATCGTGTTATAGCTGCATTATTAATGATAAAATTTcagtaaaatacatatttattacgTTTACAATTCAAActtcaaataaaaaacttttaaaatctaaGAAAATCTACGAAGCTTTCGCTTAGAAaactataatttaaatttaaacgtaTTAATAATAGTCAAATGcttaatttctgtttaatttttatttgcagctttattttacaatttaaactttaaaaagagcacgtttaaaacaaacaaaacgatTAAAGTGTCtgcttaaaagttatttataaaatttaaactaaaaggtTATAAGgttataaactttataataaaagattaaaaaaatgaaaaatttaaacgcTGCGAGTAGGGTTCGAACCTACGCGGGAAGATCCCATTAGATTTCAAGTCTAAcgccttaaccactcggccaTCGCAGCTGACGAAAACCCGGAGTCGAAAAGCGCATTATGTTCTGGTATGAGCGTATACCGAGGAATTTAAACTAGtgtgatttaaatttatttctttagttTATCATAATTTTATAAGCCATATACTTGATTTTATTGTTAcgttctatttattttaaatgattttatattttattgcgCAAATTTTACGTTTTTCCGAACAtctgttttaatgaaaaaatggcgggaaaatttaaactaaaattgcgcaatattttgtattttttaatattttttgtttataataaacatattaaacattttttgcaatttaaaacaagatgaaGGTATGGAAACGACCTTGTGTTTTTTATCGGTGAGGTTTTTTGTAGTTATGAATATTTAGCAGTATATGAAATGTTAACTTGCAACAAATAGTGtaaaataagatatatataataacatatattGCCATCATTAGTCTCCTGTTCAAATAACGTTCTATTTTTCTCAGAACAGCATGTGTGCAACTGGGACTGTGTAGAACAAACTAATTTTTCTGAACTGTCTAAATCATGAAATAGGAAAAGTCATTTTTCGGTgagtatatttattatgtacTAATTTACTATAATAATTACAAGAGCAAAAGCTGTTATCCATACAAAATGCATAAGCCATTATTACCCTGCTAATATGCTACATTCTATTGATGTTGCTACCAAGAGAGAAAAGAATGTTACATGCTCtagaacttttaaaataatttttttagctgtatttttaatagaacatctattaatatattttcccaATAAACTGTGTTATCTTATCCAATGACACCTTTGTACATGCTTTGTACAACCCAAAAGCACCAAGGGTAAAAATAAGTCCCAAAGACACCATAGTTTCACGTTGCATTCTCACAAATACTGGGTGAACTTCCAAAGTTTGCAATAAACCTCCCCTAGCATTCTTATGGGGGAATGGAGTATCAGGGATTGGCACACCAAGGAATTTACAAAGTGGTTCCCAACCATCACTTACTTTATACACCAATAAGTTCTCTTTGGGTgctttctgtaaaaatatataaatatggtgTATGAATACTCTATGTGTGGAagtgtgtctagtgtataagaagacacctgtgttatgaatcaacaatgagcatgaggtgtatgaatatgtGTATTAAGAAGACctattttttcatataatGATTTTGATTACCAGCTCTTTCTATTAGTCTGTACATTAAGCCTTTGTTGCAATATATGTTTACCAACCTGCATTATATAGGAGTTGCTTTGTCTGAATGTTCTTCTACATATCATCTCATTTAAATCAACATTGGTATTAAAACATCTGGAATAATCGAACATGGATCCAAACTCCACCATTGCTGGTAAGTAATACTGTTTGTTTGATATCATATActgtatgttttgtattaattagaaaatagttaACATAGTTATCCAACCAACTATTGTAAGAATATCAGATTTGATATGAGATATTGCTCtcatttataacatttatgtCTTTGGCAAGAAGCTAACCAGACATTGCTTTAACTCtaaaccaagtggtcactaataggttatACCACCGTTGGTGTAGGAATAATTGGttatctggcctaaatctcatcCCATGCCACTGTGCAGGGCTTTATTcacatagaaaaaaatataaatccgAGCATACTTTGCTATGCTTGGATACCAAGTTTAGTGGTAAAAATCTTAAACATATGTCAATATATAATCATGCACAAATGGTTACTTACTTAAACGTTGTACAAAGGCATCGAACTTTCGACCGGTTGGTGAGAATATCATCATTGCTCTGTACATTTTGCTTCCTTTAATATTATCcacttgttgttttaaacttttccacCATTTGTCTTCATCGCGCAATGTGAGAACAATCTGTTTTAGCATGGTTATTAACTCTAGAAATTTTGGTTTGGTTGTCGTAACTTTAAGGTTTTTGTGTTGTGAATATAGTTGAACTAATAGAATAAGCATAGGTGTAATCTTGGGGAAAACGGGtaattttatgtgttttaggCTGAGCACTCCAGTTTTAACCTTAAAATACGGTTTACAGTTTACCGTGCTGCtatgtgtctatacaaacaagcagagccaaaatatattgcattcatcACATTAATCCATGAAGTTCCTCTGTTTGACAACCATAACAAAgtgtaattgtattttaacaatgtcaccccagcttTTACCCCGCTGTtaaggtgtctatacaaacaaactgaGCCATATGCATGTTGCATTCACCGCATTAATATCTACATATGGATTCACCTTTACATCTGGGAAAGCTTGTAGTATTTCCTCCCAGTAATAAAAGATAGGCCCATCTACGCATGCATCTACATCCTTGTACATCTCTTTCAAATCATCTATTGTACCTTTCCCATTCCAAAACTTCATCCAATAGTCCCCATGATACCAGAAATGTTCCATGATGTCATACACACCATATCCAAGCATATCAAATGCGGCATGCATTGTCTTTGTGCCTGTTTTAGGCAACCCTACTAAAATTACTTTCATATTGGCTATAGTGTTCTGTTGAATGAATACGAGTTAAGTATTTCTGCATGACAGGCTGTGTAAAGTTCTGCAGCAGTTTTACATGCTTCTGTTAAACTAACTGCACTATATACAGGTTccctattctatattggtgaggtcTTGAGGTCATAAGGTAggggccagagttggcctattaccccccTGTTCTGGATAATTACAGCATGGTCATGTTATctgtattgtttaaataaatattaacccTAGTTTAATTCCTATGATGCACTTCTTTGTACTGCTTTATTATATCAAGGCTTATTATTGCTAAGCAAAAGCTGTagtttaatttctgtttattcATTACATTGTAACTACTGCTCTAATATATTAGGCTTATTATTTGCAATATCTCACAAGTTTTCCTATACTAGCTTAACTTACCAGCAACAAATCTCCCCTCAAGTTATTTGTGTGGTTTGTTGGTTAGGTTTAAGCTTCTAACCGCTAACCACTCTGCCTTAGGCAGTGAGCCTGATTATTGTGTTTGCTTATCACGTTGATGTATATTCTGGTGAAACATTAACTTATGTCGATAGACTATGGACCTGAACTAGGGTCAATATATGCGCCAAGTCTGGGGTGGCATATAagattaatcagtaaacactTACAACCAATGAGTtggatttgtttcatagaatTGTATCTAACTATCCCTTCCtcctttgttttttaattgggCATCTATGCTGATGATACTTTTAAATAGCAACAACAGGAAtacttgttaatatttaaagaaatgtaTTAGAGCTAAAGTTACGTTCTGAAGTGCATTATCATTGTAATGTGATAGAGAAGCGATACAAGTGATGCATATATAATCTAAtgatacattataaaaataacacaataacaataaaaaagtaatggTAATCTAAATAAAAGGTTGTATCGGCGTTTGTTCGTCCACGttaatagtaaataaataaaaaaaacaaaatcatgtCCAAGAAAAGttaatgataaatatataaataaaagaaccAATCATAGAAATTAGTATTAGATTTAAAAGTCGGACTTGATCATATGCTCAATGCTATATTCATAGCATAGGTGTAACCGTGTAAGCTACTAACCTACCCATATATAAATTGcctaaatttctaaaaaaataactttatatttgttaatttaaatacgtTCTGATTGATTTTTCAATCCTTTTTCTACAAATTGGGCATTTATTCAATGCTGATGCACATTCAATACATGTGCATAGGTGACCACACGGTATAAATACAATGTCGGCCATCTTGTCTAaacaaactttacattttctttCTTCTTCCAACTCAGCCACCCTTGCCAGCATAGAAGGCGATAAATCTGTTGGgtaatatttgatttttatttgtggGGTGTGGACTTTGTGGTAGTTAGTTTTATACTTTGTGTTTATGTGAGATTTTTAAACCttataactatttttaatatacagCCAATGCAAGGactaatatattgtatataggaCTTGGGATTACGCCCGGAGtttacccattaccccaacatttaaaatgcacattctattctatatgggtgaccggtgaggtcctacagtgaggcatgccatgggacctgggatttagaccaaagttgactcattaccccaacattgtatatgcacattctattctatatgggtgaggtcctacagagAGACATGTAATGGGTCCTGgtatttagaccagagttcacccattaccccaacatttaatatgcacattctattctatattggtgaggtcctacagtgaggcacgccatgggacctgggatttaagccagaacTGGGACATCACCCTGAATCCCATCTGTAAAGAAATATACAATAATCCTTTCCTACCTAAGTCACTTATAGACATTGGAGTTTGTGTTTGTGGTTCATCCGCTTCCATTTCATCATCAGATGAATCTGTGCCGTCATTCATTGCATCAATAATGCTAACAACTGATTTGAACATTTTACcatctttttttagttttctgaAATTTAAAGTTGAATACAATAATTAGTGTTTGTTTAATGGATCCAAACAGTTCACATTACTTTGAGCAATTCAAGATACGTATGTTTGTATATGAATTTGTTCAAgagaatgtttgtttatgtaaaatgcaatcaaatttaaacatttcaaacaTTTACATGTTTGTCTAGTATTCACATTCAAACAGCAGCAGTAAAACTTAGCAGCAATAAGTTTCAAGCAATTTACTTCTTGATAACTTTTTCGAGTTCCTTCCTTCCAAACCCCATCTCCAACACTGACTTAGCTTCTTCACTTTCCATGTGTTTCTTGACCTTGGTTTTCATTTCAGCCATCTCTTTCTGCCGGGATTAATATTGATTTAAACTTGTTGTGTTTAAGGTCGTCCTGTTTACAGGCCATCATAGTGAGCCTTCAACCTGGGAGCTTCTAGATTTCCTTACTACCCCAAACCCACCTTTTTGGGTGCCTTTTTTGCACTTAAAACCAGTGTTAAATTTGCCTTAAACTGGAATCTCTAGTGTTACTTTATGGATAATGTCCTTGTCGATGAGCTCTAATTTTCCTAACTACCCCAAACCTAgctgggatttatgccagatttgTTTCTTACCTTATGGTCCATTATTGGTGGTGGTGCCGTACTTTCACTGTTTCTTCTTATGCTTGGTGGAACATCAAATGGACCACGTAATATCGGTCGTGGGAGGTTGGGATATTTTGAAACCATAGCGTGAACAAAGTCTGGTCCTTTGCTACGAATTAGGAATTCACATCTGTGGGAAAAAGTTGTCTTTAATTTTGTGGAAAATTAATTctaaaatttctgttttattgtgGTATATGTCTATAATGTCAGTCCCAGTATTATGGGTCTCACAATTTTCCTGAGATTGCCCTAGACAACTAAAGCAAAGGCACAAGGCAACATTCAAGCCCATACATACCCCACAACATACTACAATGAGGGATCATAAATATATCTAAGTAGGGCTTCAAAAAAGCTGTTGTCTTTTACTTTCATTAACTCACGTTGGAAACCACTTTGCGTGTTCAGTCCATGGTTCATCATTAGGATCCCAGTTCTGTAAACCTCCGTTACAATACCAGCACTTTACACGATCTCGGTCACCTGGATGATTGACACATATATAAGACACAATGCAACAACTTAAACAGTATTTGTTGGTTTGTTATATCAGTattcttaaacatttttctttcaaataCTTTCTGAGCAATGTCTATGATCAGAATGTAAACCCAGCAAAATGGAagtgttatgacatcatagtactTACCCAAGAAGAAAAATCCCGCTTTTGATATTTGAGCTGGTTTTGCTTGTAATGCTCTTTGCTGCCACCGCTGGTCAAAAGTTGCAAGTCTCATATCTTGGTTCCGCATATGGGGATTCACCGGGTACTGGCATGGGAACATTTCACTCAGTTCCAACTGTGCGTAGAATAAACTTTAGGtgaaaatggttaaaaaagcTACCcacaatttaaaagtaacagacatggtaactcgtaagctgatacaaggtgtttgaaacagaacaaacgtgttataacgaaaaTTTTTGTCCGGCCActcaaggataaagcaagttacacttATTCGTTCGAATATGCATTTTATTCAAATGAGGTGTCTTGTTATGTTTTCCTCACCTTCTCGCTTTCAGTTGGATCAGGAGGTTCCTGGGTTGATGTTCTCGTTGTTTGTGGGTTGGGTTGTGCAGGTGAAGCTACGTTCCTTGTTTCTGTGCCTTGCACCATTCTGTTGGGTTTAATTTATAGGTTTAGTTCGAAACGTGCCTTTATtatctattttcttttttattataaagtttaaatagtaGCAATATAAGGGAACAATTATAATTTGGTGGCAATTACTAACTGCTTTTAGTTATTAAGGGTTGGAAATTATTGAACAAATGTCCTGACTTAGCCAACATACTTCTGACACTAGTTATTGGTTATACGATGATGTTCAAAGAATTAAGTTAAAAGCATCGCTGTTAGACCCAACCATAATACAATTTATGTTGAGATAGTGATTTATTTTTCACCTGCAATGAGGGAAGTGTCTCGTGTGTTCAGCTGTAATATTATCCCCATAATTCCAGTTGCGCAACACTCCTCCACATGAGAAACACTGGACTCGATCCAAATTACCGAGGTAAAAAAAGCCGGAACGAGCCAAATCACTTGCGTATACTGTTCGATTCTGCGCAGGCCAGTTCTCATAcgttttactgaaaaaaagaatgaaagttattttttcaaagcaaaaatgtaagttaatattaattaatttccTCTTACAACCAGATTTATATTAGTTCAATGTCGCTGGTGCAATGTGTGTCATTCTATTTGAGCACAAAGGTTAATGGTATTTCGAAATAGTTTGCTGACTAGCCCATAAGCCAATATTAAATTTGACTACTTTTTCATTGGCATTGGACCAAAACCTCTGcttcattttatgttttgtaaagcTCAATACTTATGTTCAATATGTTTAAGTGTTTCCATAAAGGATTATTACTTTCACTCTTAAGAAAGGATTTCAACAGAATGTGAAATGTTTGCGTTTACTCATTTTTACTTGAAATTAAATATcaataactttgtaaatattcctcTTTGTTTGCCACCAAATAGGACcaaaaaatgtcccattttaccccaccccactatattattaCCACCTTACCTTCTGTCACTTTCTTTCCTCAAATCAAGTGATCTTACGAGTTGTTCATGATAGGGCGAAGCTATTGTTGCCAGCTCTATTCTCTGTGTTGTAATAAAGTTTTGTTACTGTTACTACAACAAAGAATGAAAGAGGCATTGAAAACTTCCTACATCCTTGGATCTTGGgtgtttttaaaaccattgACAATGCTTTA
Encoded here:
- the LOC100184414 gene encoding uncharacterized protein LOC100184414, giving the protein MKVILVGLPKTGTKTMHAAFDMLGYGVYDIMEHFWYHGDYWMKFWNGKGTIDDLKEMYKDVDACVDGPIFYYWEEILQAFPDVKIVLTLRDEDKWWKSLKQQVDNIKGSKMYRAMMIFSPTGRKFDAFVQRLTMVEFGSMFDYSRCFNTNVDLNEMICRRTFRQSNSYIMQKAPKENLLVYKVSDGWEPLCKFLGVPIPDTPFPHKNARGGLLQTLEVHPVFVRMQRETMVSLGLIFTLGAFGLYKACTKVSLDKITQFIGKIY